The following are encoded in a window of Nibricoccus aquaticus genomic DNA:
- a CDS encoding UTP--glucose-1-phosphate uridylyltransferase — protein sequence MSISIRKALITAAGPSQRRLPLQALTDRNGESKAALAIILDEMLSAGIEQVGLIVSPADRAAYESVLAAYVKSLVFIEQATPGGYGHAVYCGREFVGGEKFLLQVSDHLYVSNQEKSCTRQLLDVAEAEGCAVSAVQATHESQLRFFGTVAGSLRAGRPGLYQIDNVIEKPTPTVAEQQCVVPGLRSGHYLCFFGMHVLTPTVFTLLAEDKAALAPEAKLGLSPALARLATRESYLAAELAGRRSDLEAQFGVLRAQIALGLNGSARTEVLALLAEELAVDASKTAVRR from the coding sequence ATGAGTATTTCGATTCGCAAGGCTCTCATCACCGCAGCAGGACCAAGTCAGCGGCGTCTGCCGTTGCAGGCGCTCACGGATCGCAATGGCGAGTCGAAGGCGGCGCTGGCGATCATTTTGGATGAAATGCTTTCAGCGGGGATCGAGCAGGTGGGGCTGATCGTGTCGCCGGCGGATCGCGCGGCGTACGAGTCGGTGCTCGCTGCGTACGTGAAGTCGCTGGTGTTTATCGAGCAGGCGACGCCGGGCGGTTATGGGCACGCGGTTTATTGCGGGCGGGAGTTTGTGGGCGGGGAGAAATTCCTGCTGCAAGTGAGCGATCATCTTTATGTGAGCAATCAGGAGAAGAGCTGCACGCGGCAGCTGCTCGATGTGGCGGAGGCGGAGGGCTGCGCGGTGTCGGCGGTGCAGGCGACGCATGAAAGCCAGTTGAGATTTTTTGGGACGGTGGCGGGATCGCTGCGCGCGGGGCGGCCAGGGCTTTATCAGATCGACAACGTGATCGAGAAACCGACGCCGACGGTCGCTGAGCAACAGTGCGTGGTGCCGGGATTGCGGAGCGGGCATTACCTGTGTTTCTTCGGGATGCACGTGCTGACGCCGACGGTGTTCACGTTGCTGGCGGAGGATAAAGCGGCGCTCGCGCCGGAGGCGAAGCTGGGGCTGTCGCCCGCGCTGGCGCGGTTGGCGACGCGGGAGAGTTATCTGGCGGCGGAGCTGGCGGGAAGGCGGTCGGATCTGGAGGCGCAGTTTGGCGTGTTGCGGGCGCAGATCGCGCTCGGGCTGAATGGCTCGGCGCGGACGGAAGTGCTGGCGCTGCTCGCGGAAGAGCTGGCCGTCGATGCGTCGAAAACCGCGGTCCGCCGCTAA